A window from Nothobranchius furzeri strain GRZ-AD chromosome 17, NfurGRZ-RIMD1, whole genome shotgun sequence encodes these proteins:
- the polr3d gene encoding DNA-directed RNA polymerase III subunit RPC4 — translation MADSSDTSNQRMATPGGSSNVGLLMGRRPPSGISPGRLPSMRSRDLTLGGVKKKTFTPNIIGRKVKEEPKVEGGQRRERRDAERGRGSRDRGRGRGRPEVIQSHSIFEQGPAEMLMKRRGAYESERDAPSVGPSPIINIKKEKRETEEETKEILRQLERDNFIDDPYLRSEQKSCPVQLPLAVSGWGFKEEFLNFAHKTEKKEEDEPMESSVEVKQEPEEVEIKKTEASFRPPPIPEPDTLVDLLQRWSLSKGEELFFIQLPDSLPGQPPTKEHRPVKTEVQSEDGQSVLLKKEPQEDEVEDNSCNLKDLREGLVGKMLVRKSGRVQLILGQVTLDVSLGTSCSFLQELVSVQTQEKTGHLTVLGNVRHKMVCSPDFEALLEKRA, via the exons ATGGCTGACTCAAGTGACACCAGTAATCAGCGAATGGCGACTCCTGGAGGCAGCAGTAACGTTGGACTGCTGATGGGCCGCCGACCACCATCGGGAATCTCTCCAGGTCGCCTCCCTTCCATGAGGTCAAGAGACCTCACACTGGGGGGAGTAAAAAAG AAAACGTTCACACCCAATATTATCGGCAGAAAGGTTAAAGAAGA ACCCAAAGTAGAAGGAGGCCAGAGGCGAGAGCGGAGGGATGCTGAGCGAGGTCGGGGCTCAAGAGATAGAGGCAGGGGCAGAGGTCGCCCAGAGGTCATCCAGTCCCACTCCATTTTTGAGCAGGGGCCTGCAGAGATGTTGATGAAAAGAAGAG GCGCTTATGAAAGTGAAAGAGATGCTCCCAGCGTGGGACCCTCGCCCATCATCAATATTAAGAAGGAGAAGAGGGAGACTGAAGAGGAGACCAAAGAGATTCTGCGCCAGCTGGAGCGAGACAAC TTCATAGATGATCCCTATCTGAGAAGTGAgcagaagagctgccctgtgcaGCTTCCCCTTGCTGTGTCAGGATGGGGATTCAAGGAGGAATTTCTTAACTTTGCccataaaactgaaaaaaaagaGGAGGATGAACCCATGGAGTCTTCAGTGGAAG TGAAACAAGAGCCAGAGGAAGTGGAAATCAAAAAGACTGAAGCAAGTTTCAGGCCTCCGCCGATCCCCGAGCCAGACACTCTCGTCGACCTGCTTCAAAGATGGAGTCTGAGTAAAGGCGAGGAGCTGTTCTTCATTCAGCTGCCCGACTCACTTCCTGGCCAGCCTCCCACGAAGGAGCACAGACCGGTGAAAACGGAGGTGCAGTCAGAGGACGGGCAGTCGGTGCTTCTGAAGAAAGAGCCACAG GAAGATGAAGTGGAAGACAACAGCTGCAATCTGAAAGACTTGCGAGAAGGTCTAGTGGGAAAGATGCTGGTGAGGAAGTCTGGACGGGTACAGCTCATTCTGGGACAAGTTACTCTTGATGTGTCTCTGGGAACATCATGCTCTTTCCTTCAG GAGCTGGTTTCTGTTCAGACACAAGAGAAGACAGGCCACTTGACAGTTTTAGGGAATGTCAGACACAAAATGGTCTGCTCCCCAGACTTTGAGGCTCTCCTGGAGAAGAGAGCTTGA